One Opisthocomus hoazin isolate bOpiHoa1 chromosome 25, bOpiHoa1.hap1, whole genome shotgun sequence DNA window includes the following coding sequences:
- the PIGR gene encoding polymeric immunoglobulin receptor: protein MTLLAFIFLLAFLPKESASSRYPPKASISSPVFGPRQVYGLFNGSATVKCFYPPTSVNRHDRKYWCKESARGCFTVVSTSGYTAPGYQGRISIIDYPQAENFQINISELRATDTGTYQCGIGINGRGLSYKVSLDVSEGPHVPEGAELFYVKLHSTLTMSCSFGTEYESIRKFLCKMDKSGCHNIVDTYGNVDEGYTGRVLLSSEELPGSFSVTITQMDWEDSGLYLCGAGVYGESGETKELDVHVYEETKIPQGTPTITGVKGSSATFQCHYKPLRSASVKYWCKWRTNGCARIIDSSGFVLASYEGRVALYDSPVNQTLTIVLNQLSDSDKGYYWCMTDEEKEQQSSTELKIIDGEPGLTGKKEVEAQVGSQVNLACSYPCKYYSYQKYWCKWSSTGCSPMSASDQRQLGSNVTCNTDNKTVILSFDSVEKTDQGWYWCGVKRNGRFGETMAVYLQVTGGSSASRSLDLLNAEPPTNIEPPSHTEGDSVPKARANIKDGVQSVAASESSDQSRGPSTLVTTLSSAGAVLLILVTAFTVFKYRQLKRSDLVSVGSYRTNISMSDFESVKEYSASNSTYVKENQETQIGGDEFFTTAATPESAAETKKAKRSSKEDADLAYSAFLLTSSSIAQGGSEGDSAAPDMSPPNWEGQA from the exons ATGACTTTACTAGCATTCATCTTCCTGCTCGCCTTCCTCCCAAAGGAATCTGCAAGCAGCAGATACCCCCCCAAGGCATCAA TCTCCAGCCCTGTGTTCGGACCACGGCAGGTATATGGTCTGTTCAACGGGTCAGCTACCGTGAAATGCTTCTACCCTCCAACGAGCGTGAACAGACACGACAGAAAGTACTGGTGCAAGGAATCGGCCAGGGGCTGCTTTACTGTTGTCTCCACCAGTGGCTACACTGCGCCAGGCTACCAAGGCAGGATCTCCATCATTGACTACCCACAGGCAGAAAACTTCCAGATTAACATCTCTGAGCTTAGAGCCACTGACACAGGCACCTACCAGTGCGGTATTGGTATCAATGGCAGAGGGCTCTCCTACAAAGTCAGTCTGGATGTTTCTGAAG GTCCACATGTGCCCGAGGGAGCCGAGCTCTTCTACGTGAAGCTGCACAGCACTCTGACCATGTCCTGCAGCTTCGGGACAGAGTATGAGAGCATCAGGAAATTCTTGTGCAAGATGGATAAAAGCGGCTGCCATAACATCGTCGATACTTATGGGAATGTTGATGAGGGTTACACAGGGCGAGTTCTGCTGAGCAGTGAGGAGCTTCCAGGTTCATTCAGCGTCACGATAACCCAGATGGACTGGGAAGACTCCGGCTTGTACCTGTGCGGTGCCGGCGTCTATGGGGAGAGCGGAGAAACAAAGGAACTGGACGTGCATGTCTATGAGG AGACAAAAATTCCTCAAGGAACTCCCACAATAACTGGAGTAAAAGGAAGCTCAGCCACTTTTCAATGCCACTATAAGCCTCTAAGATCAGCCTCAGTGAAGTACTGGTGCAAGTGGAGAACGAACGGGTGTGCTCGGATCATAGACAGCTCTGGGTTTGTGCTGGCCTCGTACGAAGGCAGAGTGGCCCTGTACGACAGCCCGGTGAACCAAACGCTCACCATCGTCCTGAACCAGCTGAGCGACAGTGACAAAGGCTACTACTGGTGCAtgacagatgaggagaaggagcAGCAGTCGTCAACTGAGCTGAAGATCATAGACG GAGAACCAGGGCTGACAGGAAAGAAGGAAGTGGAGGCACAAGTGGGTTCGCAGGTCAATTTGGCTTGCTCTTATCCGTGCAAGTACTACTCCTACCAGAAATACTGGTGCAAGTGGAGCAGCACCGGCTGCAGCCCCATGTCTGCTTCGGACCAAAGGCAGCTGGGGTCGAATGTCACCTGTAACACTGACAACAAGACAGTCATCCTCAGCTTCGACTCGGTGGAAAAGACAGACCAAGGGTGGTACTGGTGTGGAGTGAAGCGCAACGGCCGCTTTGGGGAAACCATGGCCGTGTACCTGCAGGTGACCGGAG GAAGCAGTGCCAGCCGCAGCCTCGACCTCCTGAACGCCGAGCCACCCACCAACATCGAGCCCCCCAGCCACACCGAGGGTGACAGCGTTCCCAAAGCAAGAGCCAACATTAAAGATGGGGTGCAAAGCGTGGCTGCCTCAGAAAG CTCTGATCAAAGCCGAGGCCCCAGTACGCTTGTTACAACCCTGAGCTCTGCTGGTGCCGTGCTCCTGATCCTCGTGACAGCTTTCACCGTGTTCAAGTACAGGCAGCTGAAGAGGTCTG ACCTGGTGTCCGTCGGGAGCTACAGGACAAACATCAGCATGTCAGACTTCGAAAGCGTGAAGGAGTACAGCGCAAGCAATAGCACCTACGTGAAAGAGAACCAGGAGACTCAGATAGGAGGGGACG AATTCTTCACCACTGCGGCCACCCCGGAAAGCGCTGCCgagacaaagaaagcaaaaagg AGCTCCAAGGAGGATGCTGACCTCGCCTACTCCGCCTTCCTCCTCACCTCCAGCAGCATCGCGCAGGGCGGCTCCGAGGGGGACAGCGCTGCCCCCGACATGTCCCCCCCGAACTGGGAGGGCCAGGCCTGA